From Anopheles darlingi chromosome 2, idAnoDarlMG_H_01, whole genome shotgun sequence, the proteins below share one genomic window:
- the LOC125949591 gene encoding serine protease grass-like, with product MNAIRCLSAIIIVLAAACCRPVTGQFKQCAREKDCIDIRECAMFGPHFTEPAKWADNLKFEFGKRVCKRESVNGGNKFKVCCPSDSTNLGDSGGTSGRRGMDLLNTQDCGSISDDRIAHGKTAKLYMFPWMALLENNIGKFPCGATLIAERYVLTAAHCVRDENIVSVRLGEYDLNKTIDCDKGGQDCAQPVQDIPVERVIIHDNYSSRFKRNDIALIRLAEKASLNDNVKPICLPVGPLMRTTQKNYFVAGWGSTHNADYSSKLQFAILTLMPNDQCLQRLRLEDPYVKVEDSQMCAIGANLSDNCSGDSGGPLKTISQSAQFVQYGVVSFGLNTCGKKSAPGVYTRVDKYVDWILEHLEE from the exons ATGAACGCGATCCGTTGTCTATCCGCAATCATCATAGTGCTGGCAGCGGCCTGTTGTCGGCCGGTTACTGGAC AGTTTAAACAGTGCGCCAGGGAGAAAGACTGTATCGATATCCGAGAATGCGCCATGTTTGGGCCACATTTCACGGAGCCAGCCAAGTGGGCCGACAATCTCAAGTTTGAATTCGGTAAACGAGTGTGCAAACGCGAGTCAGTGAATGGTGGTAAT AAATTTAAGGTTTGCTGTCCTTCGGATTCAACAAACCTCGGTGATAGTGGTGGAACTAGTGGTCGGCGTGGCATGGACCTGCTGAATACTCAGGACTGTGGCTCAATCTCCGATGACCGAATAGCGCACGGGAAGACCGCCAAACTGTACATGTTTCCTTGGATGGCTCTCTTGGAAAACAACATTGGGAAGTTCCCGTGTGGAGCGACACTGATTGCCGAGCGATACGTGCTGACGGCAGCCCACTGTGTCCGCGATGAAAACAT TGTTTCGGTGCGGTTGGGTGAGTACGATCTGAACAAGACGATCGACTGTGATAAGGGTGGGCAAGATTGTGCTCAACCTGTGCAAGACATTCCTGTTGAGCGTGTAATTATACATGATAACTACAGCAGTCGATTCAAGCGTAACGATATTGCCTTGATTCGACTTGCAGAAAAGGCATCATTGAATGACA ATGTAAAGCCTATCTGTTTACCCGTCGGACCGCTGATGCGAACCACTCAGAAAAACTATTTTGTCGCGGGCTGGGGTAGCACCCACAATGCCGACTATTCATCCAAGCTACAATTTGCTATTTTAACTTTGATGCCTAACGATCAGTGTTTGCAACGTCTGCGTCTTGAGGATCCATATGTTAAGGTAGAGGATAGCCAAATGTGCGCGATCGGAGCAAATCTGAGTGACAATTGTTCCGGAGACTCAGGTGGACCACTAAAAACGATCAGTCAAAGTGCACAGTTCGTACAATATGGCGTCGTGTCATTTGGGTTGAACACCTGTGGCAAAAAAAGCGCTCCAGGTGTGTATACACGGGTGGATAAATACGTTGACTGGATTCTGGAGCATCTTGAAGAATAA